One region of Salvia miltiorrhiza cultivar Shanhuang (shh) chromosome 3, IMPLAD_Smil_shh, whole genome shotgun sequence genomic DNA includes:
- the LOC131018334 gene encoding F-box/kelch-repeat protein At3g23880-like, which translates to MATLPPYKILGCCNGLFCVLKKSRKRAEILKEIYLWNPSTRTSKKLPVISSPGHVRNYGFGWVESSDEYKVFVSVSYYLQEEIKWVGKVYSSRKKSWKTIEHSVDLVSCGVPGIFGGRKIYWQNYGDKEKDIIFLDLKSEVFGRIELPFDQEKYGKVGVLGGFLCVLCFNYERGYQVWVMKES; encoded by the coding sequence ATGGCGACATTGCCGCCATATAAAATTTTGGGATGCTGTAATGGGCTGTTCTGCGTTCTCAAGAAATCAAGAAAACGTGCAGAAATTCTTAAAGAAATTTACTTGTGGAACCCATCGACTCGGACCTCCAAGAAACTGCCAGTAATTTCTAGTCCCGGCCATGTTCGTAATTACGGATTCGGTTGGGTTGAATCGAGTGATGAGTACAAGGTGTTTGTGAGTGTTAGTTATTACCTGCAGGAGGAGATCAAATGGGTTGGTAAAGTTTATAGTTCAAGgaaaaaatcatggaaaacaaTTGAGCACTCTGTGGATTTAGTTTCATGTGGTGTACCGGGGATATTTGGAGGCAGGAAGATTTACTGGCAGAATTACGGAGATAAAGAGAAAGATATTATTTTCTTGGACTTGAAGAGTGAGGTGTTTGGAAGGATTGAGCTTCCCTTTGATCAAGAGAAGTATGGCAAGGTGGGTGTGCTTGGTGGTTTCCTTTGTGTGCTATGTTTTAATTATGAAAGAGGCTATCAAGTTTGGGTTATGAAGGAGTCTTGA